A part of Salvelinus alpinus chromosome 5, SLU_Salpinus.1, whole genome shotgun sequence genomic DNA contains:
- the LOC139575245 gene encoding P2X purinoceptor 2-like, with translation MGLLEFIKDYFIGFLDYETPKVMVVKNKKLGVIYRGVQFFVITYFIWYVFISQKAYQDSETRPENSVYTKMKGTAVQGDHVLDMVEYVRPSEGGDVISTILRRVVTHNQRQGTCAEHFTVPNANCSKDSDCISGKVDFDGNGQRTGRCVPYYNQTFKTCEIQTWCPIEDYAAIREPALAEAINFTVYIKNAIHFPKFKVLRGNIKPNKRNGQKYLNKCHYNEEKHPYCPIFRLGYIAEQAREKFSELCRTGGVIGVFINWKCDLDLDPSECKPTYSFRRLDLRKNLPSSGYNFRFAKYYSKDGEEFRTLIKAFGIRLDVIVHGHAGRFSIIPTIINTVTAMTSVGICSIICDWIMLTFIDKNAIYSGRKFDDDSKVPKPSQTITLPTEFTIISYGSTHSDLSEGVAL, from the exons ATGGGACTGCTTGAGTTTATAAAGGATTATTTTATTGGTTTCTTGGACTATGAGACCCCCAAGGTAATGGTggttaaaaacaaaaaacttgGAGTCATATATAGAGGGGTTCAGTTTTTTGTGATCACCTATTTCATCTG GTATGTCTTTATCAGTCAGAAAGCCTATCAGGACAGTGAGACGAGGCCAGAGAACTCAGTCTACACTAAGATGAAAGGCACAGCAGTGCAGGGGGACCACGTTCTGGACATGGTGGAATATGTCCGACCCTCAGAG GGCGGTGACGTGATCAGCACAATACTGAGACGAGTGGTCACACACAACCAGAGGCAAGGCACGTGTGCTGAG CATTTTACCGTTCCCAATGCCAACTGCTCAAAGGACTCGGACTGCATCTCAGGAAAAGTGGACTTTGATGGCAATG GACAAAGAACTGGGCGCTGTGTTCCTTACTATAACCAGACCTTCAAGACCTGTGAGATTCAGACCTGGTGTCCTATTGAGGACTATGCGGCAATACG GGAGCCGGCATTAGCAGAGGCCATCAATTTCACTGTTTACATCAAGAATGCCATCCATTTCCCAAAATTTAAAGTGTTGAG AGGAAACATCAAACCAAACAAACGAAATGGGCAGAAATATCTGAATAAGTGTCATTACAATGAGGAGAAACACCCCTACTGCCCCATCTTCCGGCTGGGTTACATCGCAGAACAGGCCAGGGAGAAGTTCAGCGAGCTCTGCAGGACT GGGGGAGTGATTGGAGTCTTCATTAACTGGAAGTGTGATCTTGACCTGGACCCCTCGGAGTGTAAACCCACATACTCATTCCGTCGCCTGGACCTTCGGAAGAACCTGCCCAGCTCTGGTTACAACTTCAG ATTTGCCAAGTATTACAGCAAAGATGGAGAAGAGTTCCGGACACTTATCAAGGCCTTTGGGATTCGTCTTGATGTAATAGTTCATGGACAT GCTGGACGATTCAGCATCATCCCAACTATCATCAACACAGTGACAGCCATGACATCAGTTGGAATA TGTTCCATTATCTGTGACTGGATCATGCTCACTTTCATTGACAAGAACGCTATCTACAGTGGCAGAAAGTTTGATGAT